A DNA window from Impatiens glandulifera chromosome 7, dImpGla2.1, whole genome shotgun sequence contains the following coding sequences:
- the LOC124944831 gene encoding nuclear transcription factor Y subunit C-1-like → MENNQQLNQLNQQLNQHHQQQQHQPQQQHHQPSQHHHHPPPQTGMPPPPPPPLPYPTRNPYHHLLQHQRQQLQRFWNLQRQEIEQTTDFKTHQLPLARIKKIMKADEDVRMISADAPILFSKACEMFILELTYRSWLHAEENKRRTLQKNDISAAISRSDIFDFLVDIVPREENRDDGTHGIGGIMSAAGASSSSVPYYYPHMGQDQQPQTSVMMGRSSMPTMQTLPPLPPMPPMQTPMQTMPTMPTMPMVDPGMYAQLPSQAWQSVWQTGVDDGPYEDCGNMGPDLDDGHGDGHAYVYSFSLL, encoded by the coding sequence ATGGAGAATAACCAGCAGCTCAACCAGCTCAACCAGCAGCTCAACCAGCACCACCAGCAACAACAACACCAGCCACAGCAACAGCACCACCAGCCATCGCAGCACCACCACCACCCGCCACCGCAGACCGGAatgcctcctcctcctcctcctcctctgcCATATCCAACCCGCAACCCTTACCACCACCTTCTTCAGCATCAACGACAACAACTTCAGCGTTTCTGGAACCTCCAGAGGCAAGAAATCGAACAAACTACCGACTTCAAAACCCACCAACTTCCCTTAGCCCGAATCAAGAAGATCATGAAAGCTGATGAAGATGTTCGAATGATATCGGCTGACGCACCTATTCTGTTCTCCAAAGCATGTGAGATGTTCATCCTTGAACTAACTTATCGATCCTGGCTGCATGCAGAGGAAAACAAACGTCGTACTCTTCAAAAGAACGACATTTCTGCTGCGATTTCTCGCTCTGACATCTTCGATTTCCTTGTTGACATTGTTCCTCGTGAAGAGAACAGGGATGATGGTACTCATGGGATTGGAGGGATTATGAGCGCTGCTGGGGCTAGTAGCAGCAGCGTTCCTTATTACTACCCTCATATGGGTCAAGACCAGCAGCCGCAAACTAGTGTTATGATGGGACGTTCTTCAATGCCCACAATGCAGACCCTACCCCCATTGCCCCCAATGCCCCCAATGCAGACCCCAATGCAGACAATGCCAACAATGCCGACCATGCCTATGGTCGATCCGGGGATGTATGCTCAGCTGCCGTCGCAGGCATGGCAGTCGGTTTGGCAGACAGGGGTCGATGATGGCCCGTATGAAGATTGTGGGAATATGGGACCGGATCTCGATGATGGTCATGGAGATGGACATGCGTATGTTTACTCTTTCTCTTTACTTTAA
- the LOC124944689 gene encoding thylakoid lumenal 17.9 kDa protein, chloroplastic-like, with translation MTCIHLLLFPPLTQTKIVKRFSFTRNSKSIQPNSISSSSSQKLSNPQTTFFSDLIPFALTALITLISPLPSYAIPSLKSSPLLPTTPFSQSKNLPTGLEDGKIRPCPSVNPGCISTNPKSSSFAFPWEIPQGSIDNAIQKLEEAILKTQKNAKIMVREDMTDGHYLQAEIDSGFGRDVVEFLVKGDVVLYRCMATKVTYVYPFTTALGDSKGQEERLKKINEYLGWLSPDFDLGE, from the exons atgaCTTGCATTCATCTCCTCCTCTTTCCTCCTCTCACCCAAACCAAAATAGTGAAGCGGTTCTCATTCACAAGAAACTCCAAATCTATCCAACCAAATtcaatatcttcttcttcttcccaaaAACTATCAAACCCTCAAACCACCTTCTTCTCCGATTTAATCCCATTTGCATTAACAGCTCTCATAACCCTAATTTCTCCATTACCCTCCTATGCAATTCCTTCTCTCAAATCCTCTCCTCTTTTACCCACCACTCCATTCTCACAGTCCAAGAACTTACCCACTGGTTTGGAAGATGG GAAAATCAGGCCCTGTCCTTCTGTTAATCCGGGTTGTATTTCCACTAATCCGAAATCTTCTTCCTTTGCATTTCCATGGGAAATTCCACAAGGTTCCATAGACAATGCTATTCAG AAATTGGAAGAAGCCATTTTGAAGACACAGAAAAATGCAAAGATTATGGTTAGGGAAGACATGACTGATG GTCACTATTTGCAAGCAGAGATTGATAGTGGATTTGGACGTGACGTTgtggaatttttggtgaaaGGAGACGTAGTTTTGTATCGTTGTATGGCCACAAAAGTTACATATGTTTACCCATTCACCACCGCTTTAGGGGATTCCAAGGGCCAAGAAGAAAGATTAAAGAAGATCAATGAGTATTTGGGTTGGTTATCACCCGATTTTGATCTCGGTGAGTAG
- the LOC124944832 gene encoding uncharacterized protein LOC124944832, producing MQETVGDDEKVNDGTDGKDDVMEDNEKVEDEKKEDVEKVEDAQKVETDEKVDDEQKVETDEKVEDERKDNDEKVDDDEKVEDAKVEDVKIEVEAKLEDGEKLDGVARVDDVEVDLKLKDLKVKVKDEKTVGDVKANDDNDDNDDFQLYNTPPKGNYGRRVRKPKKDDSYTNPSLSKMPKTKDPMKVNHLQKFDDELLHKVKAWLDDPKTDNSTTDLHTVQAKKEVLVRVVTRLTWIEDEEIDAFCHLLRKRISCYPKTYKNTHAAIGDCVLSDRIRRLHRDFIKDPAKFPVDEFKDYYMGAPHRYMPEWSTIDDVYMPVNINQKHWILCVARLQKYRIEVYDCDAYLYKNLDPYLKPFCDMIPIIFAKTITPSERVKYPNFNFEGPIQPMTYKRFPHPKVKTAAAKVGEVPRATESGDCGVFTLMYMEHLTANQPVHNVTSENMGFFRQKMAVRLFHQIMEP from the exons ATGCAGGAGACTGTGggggatgatgagaaggtgaATGATGGGACTGATGGGAAAGACGATGTAATGGAGGacaatgagaaggtggaggatgaaaaAAAAGAGGACgttgagaaggtggaggacgcACAGAAGGTGGAGACcgatgagaaggtggatgatGAACAGAAGGTGGAGACcgatgagaag gtggaggatgaaagAAAAGACAACGATGAGAAGgtagatgatgatgagaaggtggaggatgcgAAGGTGGAGGACGTAAAGATAGAGGTTGAGGCTAAATTGGAGGACGGTGAGAAGCTGGATGGTGTGGCTAGGGTGGATGATGTGGAGGTTGATCTGAAACTGAAGGATTtgaaagtgaaggtgaaggatgagaAGACTGTGGGGGATGTGAAGGCaaatgatgacaatgatgacAATGACGATTTCCAGTTATACAATACTCCTCCTAAAGGAAATTATGGGAGGAGAGTGAGGAAGCCGAAAAAAGATGACTCGTACACCAACCCTTCCTTGTCAAAAATGCCCAAGACAAAGGATCCTATGAAAGTGAAtcaccttcaaaaatttgatgatgagctacTTCATAAAGTAAAGGCGTGGTTGGATGATCCAAAAACCGATAATTCGACAACGGATTTACATACggttcaagcaaagaaggaagTGTTGGTTAGAGTTGTAACAAGGCTTACATGGATTGAAGACGAG GAAATCGATGCATTCTGCCATCTTCTGCGGAAAAGGATTTCCTGctatcccaagacatataaaaatACACATGCGGCAATTGGGGATTGCGTATTGTCGGATAGAATCAGGCGACTGCACAGGGATTTTATTAAGGATCCTGCCAAATTTCCAGTCGACGAATTCAAAGACTATTATATGGGCGCACCACATAGATATATGCCAGAATGGTCAACAATTGACGATGTCTACATGCCAGTGAACATTAACCAGAAACActggattttgtgtgtagcacgtCTTCAAAAGTACCGCATTGAAGTGTACGACTGTGATGCCTATCTTTATAAGAATCTGGATCCTTATTTGAAACCCTTCTGCGACATGATTCCAATTATATTCGCCAAAACAATCACTCCCAGTGAGAGGGTAAAGTATCCTAATTTCAACTTCGAAGGCCCCATCCAACCAATGACTTACAAACGGTTTCCACACCCCAAAGTGAAAACCGCTGCTGCTAAGGTTGGAGAAGTCCCACGGGCAACAGAGAGCGGGGACTGTGGGGTCTTCACGCTAATGTACATGGAACACTTGACCGCTAATCAACCCGTGCACAATGTGACCTCAGAAAACATGGGGTTTTTTAGGCAGAAGATGGCGGTCAGGTTATTCCATCAGATTATGGaaccttaa
- the LOC124910294 gene encoding uncharacterized protein LOC124910294 — MADWGPVLVATVLFVLLTPGLLFQLPGRSRVVEFGNMQTSGASILVHAIIYFGLITIFLIAVGIHIYTG, encoded by the coding sequence ATGGCGGATTGGGGACCAGTACTGGTAGCGACTGTTCTATTCGTACTATTAACGCCGGGATTACTGTTCCAGCTTCCCGGTCGAAGCAGGGTGGTGGAGTTTGGAAATATGCAGACCAGCGGAGCCTCCATTCTTGTTCATGCCATCATCTATTTCGGCCTCATCACTATCTTTCTCATCGCTGTTGGGATCCATATCTACACAGGTTAA
- the LOC124946122 gene encoding gamma carbonic anhydrase-like 2, mitochondrial produces the protein MANRSALLRLSQKALTTAASPSRNRHLLSRRFSTDVAAVATSTKTNIIQSLDRVKWDYRGQRKIIPLGQWIPKTAVDAYVAPNVVLAGQVTVCDGASVWNGAVLRGDLNKITVGFCSNVQERCVIHAAWSSPTGLPAETFIERFVTIGAYSLLRSCTIEPECIIGQHSILMEGSLVETHSILEAGSVVPPGRRIPSGELWAGNPARYVRTLTHEETLEIPKLAVAINDLSRAHFSEFLPYSTVYLEVEKLKKQLDISL, from the exons ATGGCGAATCGATCAGCTCTTCTCCGACTATCTCAAAAAGCCCTAACCACCGCCGCTTCTCCTTCCCGGAATCGCCACCTCCTCAGCCGGAGGTTTTCAACAGATGTAGCGGCGGTGGCAACATCAACCAAGACAAATATAATTCAATCGCTAGATCGTGTAAAATGGGATTATAGAGGTCAGAGAAAGATCATCCCTCTAGGTCAGTGGATCCCTAAGACGGCCGTCGATGCTTATGTCGCTCCTAATGTTGTACTTGCCGGTCAGGTCACTGTCTGCGACGGTGCCTCCGTCTGGAATGGTGCCGTTCTCCGCGGCGATCTCAACAAGATCACTGTTGGGTTTTGTTCTAATGTCCAGGAACGATGCGTTATCCACGCTGCTTGGTCTTCTCCTACAG GGTTGCCTGCTGAGACATTCATTGAGAGGTTTGTGACAATTGGTGCATACAGTCTTCTGCGATCATGTACAATAGAACCCGAGTGTATAATTGGTCAACACTCGATCCTTATGGAAGGATCTCTAGTGGAAACTCATTCGATTCTGGAAGCAGGATCTGTTGTGCCACCGGGAAGAAGAATTCCTTCAGGTGAATTGTGGGCTGGAAATCCAGCAAGATATGTACGAACACTCACGCATGAAGAGACTTTGGAAATTCCTAAACTCGCTGTGGCTATTAATGATTTGAGCCGCGCCCATTTCTCCGAGTTTCTCCCTTACTCTACTGTCTATTTGGAGGTCGAGAAATTGAAGAAGCAGTTAGACATCTCcttataa
- the LOC124944833 gene encoding cucumisin-like, protein MGAPSEEENASKHHAMLSNVLGSANAAKKALVYSYGKSFNGFAAKLTDEEASRFSGMEGVVSVMDNHRMQLHTTRSWDFMGFTQDNLGSSESDVVVALIDTGIWPESESFSDNDLGPPPAKWKGACQGVNFTCNNKIIGGRYYNSENLYDVTDFKSPRDSLGHGTHTASTAAGRQVTGVSYLNLAKGTARGGVPRARIAVYKVCWSFGCDSADILAAFDDAIADGVDIISVSLGSDFPFAFSEDPIAIGSFHAMRNGILTSNSAGNSGPYPVTVCNIAPWTLTVAASTIDRKFVAQAALGNGQIISGLSVNNFELNGTSFPLVWGGDAANYTVGSNPEISSFCFEGSMNSLLVEGKIVLCNGLSDGSGILSVNGLGTIMVDSTYSDFAFNYPLPTTVISNEDGIKVLDYIRSEENPTATILVGETWKDVMAPIVVSFSSRGPSAISPDILKPDITAPGVDILAAWSPVSPPSIYYADSRSVNYNIISGTSMSCPHASGAAAYVKAAHPNWSPAAIKSALMTTAYVMDPNKHPDLEFSYGSGHINPQGAVDPGLVFDASETDYINFLCKQGYNTTTVRLISGDNSTCESTNPGRGWDLNYPSFSLYVQDGEVINGVFPRTVTNVGLPTSTYNCTIINPPGVKITIEPSTLSFSAVGEKKSFTVTVSGPTISQQPIVSGSLTWSDGSHSIRAPLVVYNYLPGAPYDLSDSVKTFKKPTRKGSSIYHKNGIFGRRN, encoded by the exons ATGGGAGCACCATCAGAAGAAGAAAATGCATCCAAACATCATGCCATGTTGAGCAATGTGTTGGGAAG TGCCAATGCTGCAAAAAAGGCCCTTGTCTATAGTTATGGAAAAAGCTTTAATGGGTTTGCAGCCAAGCTAACCGATGAAGAAGCATCAAGGTTTTCGG GAATGGAAGGAGTGGTATCGGTTATGGACAATCATAGGATGCAACTTCACACGACGCGATCATGGGATTTTATGGGTTTCACCCAAGACAATCTTGGTTCAAGCGAAAGCGATGTTGTAGTCGCTCTTATAGACACTG GTATATGGCCGGAGTCGGAGAGTTTTAGTGACAATGATTTGGGTCCACCTCCGGCTAAATGGAAAGGAGCTTGTCAAGGAGTAAATTTTACATGCAACAA TAAAATTATTGGAGGGAGATATTACAACAGTGAGAATTTGTACGATGTAACCGACTTCAAATCGCCAAGAGATTCTCTCGGCCATGGAACTCACACCGCCTCCACGGCCGCCGGCCGGCAAGTCACCGGAGTCAGTTACTTGAACCTTGCCAAAGGTACCGCCAGAGGCGGTGTTCCTAGAGCAAGAATCGCCGTTTACAAAGTATGTTGGTCCTTCGGTTGCGATTCAGCCGACATCCTCGCTGCTTTCGACGACGCCATAGCCGATGGAGTCGACATAATCTCTGTCTCACTCGGTTCCGATTTCCCCTTCGCATTTTCCGAAGATCCGATCGCGATCGGTTCTTTCCATGCCATGAGAAACGGAATCCTAACTTCAAACTCCGCCGGGAATTCGGGGCCTTATCCGGTAACTGTTTGTAACATTGCGCCGTGGACGCTTACAGTTGCTGCAAGCACAATTGATAGGAAATTCGTTGCGCAGGCTGCACTTGGAAATGGTCAAATCATCTCT GGATTGTCTGTAAATAACTTTGAGTTGAATGGTACTTCATTTCCATTGGTTTGGGGAGGAGATGCAGCAAACTATACAGTTGGTTCTAACCCAGAAATTTCGAGCTTTTGTTTTGAGGGATCCATGAATTCTTTACTAGTTGAAGGAAAGATTGTTCTATGCAATGGTTTATCAGATGGGTCTGGAATTCTGTCTGTTAATGGACTCGGTACCATTATGGTAGACTCCACTTACTCTGATTTTGCCTTCAATTACCCATTGCCAACCACTGTGATCAGTAATGAAGACGGTATCAAAGTCTTGGATTATATAAGATCAGAAGA GAACCCAACTGCAACTATTTTGGTTGGGGAGACATGGAAGGATGTGATGGCTCCAATTGTAGTATCATTTTCTTCAAGAGGTCCAAGCGCGATCAGCCCGGACATTCTCAAG CCTGACATTACTGCTCCCGGAGTGGACATTCTTGCTGCTTGGTCACCTGTTTCACCGCCTTCCATATACTATGCTGACAGCAGGAGCGTGAACTACAATATAATCTCGGGTACATCAATGTCTTGCCCTCACGCAAGTGGTGCTGCCGCCTATGTGAAGGCTGCCCACCCTAACTGGTCTCCTGCTGCCATCAAGTCTGCTCTCATGACAACAG CCTATGTGATGGACCCAAACAAGCATCCGGACCTTGAGTTTTCGTATGGATCTGGGCACATAAATCCACAAGGAGCTGTTGATCCAGGGCTTGTTTTCGATGCTTCTGAAACAGATTATATCAACTTCCTCTGCAAACAGGGTTACAATACAACCACAGTTAGACTCATCTCAGGTGACAACAGCACATGTGAGAGCACCAATCCAGGACGTGGTTGGGACCTAAACTACCCATCTTTTTCTCTTTATGTTCAAGATGGAGAAGTGATCAATGGTGTATTCCCAAGAACTGTCACCAATGTGGGTCTACCCACTTCGACCTATAACTGTACCATTATCAATCCTCCTGGCGTGAAAATCACAATTGAGCCTTCTACTCTTTCATTTTCGGCTGTGGGAGAGAAGAAATCATTCACGGTGACTGTCTCGGGGCCAACCATTTCCCAGCAACCTATTGTATCTGGGTCCTTAACATGGTCTGATGGATCTCATTCAATTAGAGCTCCATTGGTAGTCTATAACTATTTACCTGGTGCTCCTTATGATCTTTCTGATTCTGTTAAGACTTTCAAGAAGCCTACTCGAAAAGGGTCTTCAATTTATCATAAGAATGGGATCTTTGGGCGTCGCAATTGA